The following proteins are encoded in a genomic region of Rhodoferax aquaticus:
- a CDS encoding multicopper oxidase family protein: MQRRHFFNGAAATALGAVAAASVSRVAMAALPEPVLQTSPNTMPPLAPNTGRPYRPVVTLNGWTLPWRMNQGVKEFHLVAEPVVREMAPGFKAHMWGYNGQSPGPTIEVVEGDRVRVFVTNKLPEHTSVHWHGQRLPNGMDGVSGLNQAPIGVGKTFVYEFIARRPGTFMYHPHADEMTQMAMGMMGFWVTHPKTPSPLIEEVDRDFVFLLNAYDIEPGAMTPKTMTMLDFNLWSWNSRVFPGIDTLNVRLGDKVRIRVGNLTMTNHPIHLHGHEFKVTGSDGGPWPLSARVPEITTDIGVGQMRQFEFLADEPGDWAFHCHKSHHTMNAMGHDVPNLIGVDHRGLVPKLQKALPDYMMMGERGMADMGDMEMPLPENTAPMMTGTGPYGGVEMGGMFSILKVRKDQKPGDYKDPGWYQQPKGTQAFEWTGALPEPARFQSETQGPMPMAATPAHTTQVQVRKPQGPMQH; this comes from the coding sequence ATGCAAAGACGACATTTTTTCAACGGTGCCGCAGCCACGGCGCTTGGCGCAGTAGCCGCCGCCTCGGTCAGCCGGGTGGCCATGGCCGCACTGCCTGAGCCTGTGCTGCAAACCAGCCCCAACACCATGCCTCCATTGGCACCCAACACCGGCAGGCCTTACCGCCCTGTGGTCACTCTGAATGGATGGACACTGCCTTGGCGCATGAACCAAGGCGTCAAAGAGTTCCACTTGGTGGCCGAACCCGTGGTGCGCGAAATGGCACCGGGCTTTAAAGCCCATATGTGGGGCTACAACGGCCAAAGCCCGGGCCCCACGATCGAGGTGGTCGAGGGTGACCGTGTGCGCGTATTTGTCACGAACAAGCTGCCCGAACACACCAGTGTGCACTGGCATGGACAACGTTTGCCCAACGGCATGGATGGGGTCTCTGGCCTCAACCAAGCGCCCATAGGTGTTGGCAAAACCTTTGTCTACGAGTTCATCGCCAGACGGCCTGGCACGTTTATGTACCACCCCCATGCCGACGAGATGACCCAAATGGCCATGGGCATGATGGGCTTTTGGGTCACCCACCCCAAGACGCCCAGCCCTTTGATTGAGGAGGTAGACCGCGATTTCGTGTTCCTGCTCAACGCCTACGACATTGAGCCCGGGGCCATGACCCCAAAGACCATGACCATGCTGGACTTCAACCTCTGGTCTTGGAACAGCCGCGTGTTCCCCGGCATTGACACGCTGAATGTGCGTTTGGGCGACAAGGTGCGCATCCGAGTGGGCAACCTCACCATGACCAACCACCCCATCCATTTGCACGGCCATGAATTCAAGGTCACAGGGAGCGACGGTGGCCCATGGCCGCTCAGCGCCCGCGTGCCAGAAATCACCACCGACATCGGGGTGGGCCAGATGCGCCAGTTCGAATTTTTAGCCGACGAGCCGGGCGACTGGGCGTTTCACTGCCACAAAAGCCACCACACCATGAACGCCATGGGCCATGACGTGCCCAACCTCATCGGGGTAGACCACCGGGGCTTGGTGCCCAAGCTCCAAAAAGCCCTGCCCGACTACATGATGATGGGCGAGCGTGGCATGGCCGATATGGGGGACATGGAAATGCCCTTGCCCGAAAACACGGCCCCCATGATGACCGGCACAGGCCCCTACGGTGGCGTGGAGATGGGAGGCATGTTCAGCATTCTCAAAGTCCGCAAAGACCAAAAGCCCGGCGACTACAAAGACCCGGGGTGGTACCAACAGCCCAAGGGCACGCAGGCTTTTGAGTGGACGGGGGCTTTGCCCGAACCCGCGCGCTTCCAGTCCGAAACACAAGGCCCCATGCCCATGGCCGCCACACCGGCCCACACCACCCAAGTACAGGTCAGAAAGCCCCAAGGGCCTATGCAGCACTGA
- a CDS encoding TolC family protein, with amino-acid sequence MSTPSLCGPRTHRHTLATALGAMVLSTWMGASSAHAQASAPDRGVRTLHAQVADKALSLQSLGANPHSPAVAVLLPHPAQESAHLKRLLAQVRQRPMDADTAVKLALLNNPTLQVEMGHAGLDLTDASPAHNPAKRQLQETVTVLSAQVLSAWVNAVAAQQTVQSLQEAKATAEAAGELSRRMTQVGNASKLAQAKQQAQVSEASIQLARAQMQAFAAKEALIQLLGLWGLDTQFELPTALPELPERPTELPNMEADVLNARVALNLQTAQWQQKRRTPQPASADALWDAMGDAASVRVAAVQARSEAREAYYRYRSTYDLAQHYQNEVLPLQQFIQDELVLRYNGMLVSVFESLAQSQTLSQTKASATDAQRDFWLAHIGLAALLRGVSAERGSLAEGNSANRTTTASGSGGH; translated from the coding sequence ATGAGCACACCGAGCCTCTGTGGCCCTAGAACGCACCGGCACACACTAGCGACCGCCTTGGGCGCGATGGTCTTGTCCACATGGATGGGTGCGAGCAGCGCCCACGCCCAAGCCAGTGCACCCGACCGAGGAGTGCGCACCCTGCACGCGCAAGTGGCAGACAAAGCACTGAGCCTGCAGTCGCTAGGCGCGAACCCCCATAGCCCAGCTGTGGCAGTGTTGCTGCCCCATCCTGCGCAAGAGAGCGCCCACCTGAAGCGACTCTTGGCCCAGGTGCGCCAGCGCCCCATGGATGCAGACACCGCAGTGAAGCTGGCGTTGCTGAACAACCCCACGCTTCAGGTCGAGATGGGACACGCGGGCTTAGACCTTACCGACGCGAGCCCGGCCCACAACCCCGCCAAGCGCCAACTGCAAGAAACGGTCACGGTGCTGAGTGCGCAGGTGCTGAGCGCATGGGTCAACGCCGTAGCAGCACAGCAAACCGTGCAATCACTGCAAGAAGCCAAAGCCACGGCAGAAGCGGCAGGGGAACTCAGCCGCCGAATGACCCAGGTGGGCAACGCGAGCAAGCTTGCGCAAGCCAAACAGCAAGCACAGGTATCAGAGGCAAGCATCCAGCTGGCGCGCGCACAGATGCAAGCCTTTGCTGCGAAAGAGGCCTTGATCCAACTGCTGGGGCTTTGGGGCCTAGATACACAGTTTGAGCTTCCCACGGCCTTGCCCGAGCTACCGGAGCGACCCACCGAGCTGCCCAACATGGAGGCCGACGTACTGAATGCCAGGGTGGCATTGAACCTGCAAACCGCACAGTGGCAGCAAAAGCGCCGCACGCCGCAGCCTGCCAGCGCGGACGCTTTGTGGGACGCCATGGGCGACGCGGCCAGTGTGCGGGTGGCAGCAGTCCAAGCGCGCAGCGAAGCGCGCGAGGCGTATTACCGGTACCGCAGCACCTACGACCTTGCCCAGCACTACCAAAACGAAGTTTTGCCCCTGCAACAGTTCATCCAAGACGAGCTGGTGCTGCGCTACAACGGCATGTTGGTCAGTGTGTTTGAGAGCCTGGCACAAAGCCAGACACTCAGCCAAACCAAAGCCAGCGCCACCGACGCGCAGCGCGACTTTTGGCTCGCCCACATTGGCCTGGCAGCGCTCTTGCGTGGCGTGTCCGCTGAGCGGGGCTCTCTTGCAGAGGGCAACAGCGCCAATCGGACAACAACGGCGTCAGGGTCCGGTGGGCACTAG
- a CDS encoding ABC transporter substrate-binding protein: MKLHTLLAHGAALSLALSAGLAQAQQGVSKDEITVGTIQDLSGPLAGFGKQIRSGMILAVDEINEQGGINGRKVKLLIEDSGYDPKRAVLAAQKLVNQDKIFMMLGHLGTAQNMAAMPVQFEKNVVNFFPITAAREMYDPFDRLKYAFAAPYYDQMRSAVPKLVKEKSAKKVCTMYQDDDFGLEVLKGSEDGLKTIGMEFAEKTSYKRGATDFSSQISKLQAGGCDFVVLGTIIRETIGAIGTARKLGYSPTFLGSSAAYTDLIHKLGGKAMDGLYATMTVQNPYTDEQSQPLRFWANKYKTKFNDDPTVFSVYGYYVINAFANASTKAGKNLSTDSFIKVMDSTTIAPDMFGAPAATFTSTKRIGSTVSRLSQITDGKWKVVSEYFGDAPAKK, encoded by the coding sequence ATGAAGTTGCATACTCTTTTGGCCCATGGTGCCGCGTTAAGTCTGGCCTTGTCGGCCGGTTTAGCGCAGGCACAACAAGGTGTCAGCAAAGACGAGATTACGGTGGGAACCATCCAAGACTTGTCAGGCCCCTTGGCGGGTTTTGGCAAGCAAATCCGCTCCGGCATGATTCTGGCGGTCGATGAAATCAATGAGCAAGGCGGCATCAATGGGCGCAAGGTAAAGCTCTTGATTGAGGACTCTGGCTACGACCCCAAACGCGCAGTTTTGGCCGCACAGAAGTTGGTTAACCAAGACAAGATTTTCATGATGCTGGGCCACCTAGGAACCGCCCAGAACATGGCGGCCATGCCGGTGCAATTTGAGAAGAACGTCGTCAACTTCTTTCCCATTACCGCAGCACGCGAAATGTACGACCCGTTTGACCGGCTGAAGTACGCATTCGCAGCACCTTACTACGACCAAATGCGCTCCGCAGTACCCAAATTGGTCAAAGAGAAGTCTGCCAAAAAAGTCTGCACCATGTACCAAGATGACGACTTTGGCTTGGAAGTCCTCAAAGGCAGTGAAGACGGCTTGAAAACCATAGGCATGGAGTTCGCCGAAAAAACCTCGTACAAACGGGGTGCCACGGACTTTTCGTCACAGATCTCCAAACTGCAAGCCGGCGGCTGCGACTTCGTGGTCTTGGGCACCATCATCCGCGAGACCATTGGCGCCATTGGCACCGCGCGCAAGCTGGGCTACAGCCCCACATTCTTGGGTTCTAGTGCCGCCTATACCGACCTGATCCACAAGCTGGGTGGCAAAGCCATGGACGGTCTGTATGCCACCATGACCGTACAAAACCCCTACACCGATGAGCAATCGCAACCCCTCCGGTTTTGGGCGAACAAGTACAAGACCAAATTCAATGACGACCCCACCGTCTTCTCTGTGTATGGCTACTACGTGATCAACGCGTTTGCCAACGCATCGACCAAAGCGGGCAAGAACTTGAGCACCGACAGTTTCATCAAAGTGATGGACAGCACCACGATTGCTCCTGACATGTTTGGTGCGCCTGCAGCCACGTTCACCTCCACGAAACGCATTGGCAGCACCGTGTCGCGTCTGTCTCAGATTACCGACGGCAAGTGGAAAGTCGTGTCGGAGTATTTTGGCGACGCACCCGCTAAGAAGTAA
- a CDS encoding AMP-dependent synthetase/ligase: protein MSVLWDLQHLQANTQSVLSGNTIPAMFWEAVNKRSAQVWLRQKHMGLWRSHTWQQTGDAVQEIAAGLMSLGFQKGECASTLANTVVEWVWADLAILSAGGVSNGIYPTDAASQVQYLCEDSRTTFLFVEDDEQLDKALEVRAHLPQMRKIVVFNMDGLRGLEDPDVLSLDALRQLGRSYLQAHPGAVQAAAAACQPEDLAILVYTSGTTGKPKGAMHLHKGLVYTVRGFNTLLAQDEHDERMCFLPLCHIAERMGGEYFSLYTGTKLNFVENPQTVPENVREIAPTVFTAVPRVWEKLYSGVMIALKESGRLQQAAYGWSIGVGTRIADLVLAQAPVGAGLKLQFKLAQLLALNNVRRLIGIHRARYLVTGAAPISPELVRWYLALGVPMLEVWGMTETCGASTGVPASRIKPGSIGPAASFNEIRLAPDTHEILVRGPNVFAGYLNQPEKTAETIDAEGWLHTGDVGAMDADGYLRITDRMKDILITAGGKNITPSELENDLKFSPYITDAVVIGDKRAYLTVIIMIDQENVEKFAQDADVPFSNYASLTRSPEVQALIQAELDRVNKKFARVEQIKKFFLLENQLSAEDEELTPTMKLKRKLVEQKYAAQITAMYRE, encoded by the coding sequence ATGAGCGTTCTGTGGGATCTCCAACACCTGCAAGCCAACACCCAAAGCGTGTTGAGCGGCAACACCATCCCAGCCATGTTCTGGGAAGCGGTAAACAAGCGCAGCGCACAAGTGTGGTTGCGCCAAAAACACATGGGCCTGTGGCGCAGCCACACCTGGCAGCAAACGGGCGATGCCGTGCAAGAGATTGCAGCGGGACTGATGAGCCTGGGCTTCCAGAAAGGCGAATGCGCGTCCACTTTGGCAAACACCGTGGTGGAGTGGGTTTGGGCAGACCTCGCCATCCTGTCCGCAGGTGGCGTGTCCAACGGTATTTACCCCACAGACGCGGCCAGTCAGGTGCAGTACCTGTGCGAAGACTCGCGCACCACGTTTTTGTTTGTTGAAGACGACGAGCAGCTCGACAAGGCATTGGAGGTCCGCGCCCACTTGCCCCAGATGCGCAAGATTGTGGTGTTCAACATGGACGGCCTGCGTGGCTTGGAAGACCCAGACGTTTTGAGCCTAGACGCCCTGCGTCAGCTGGGCCGTAGCTACTTGCAAGCCCACCCCGGGGCAGTACAAGCGGCAGCCGCCGCATGCCAACCAGAAGATCTTGCAATACTGGTCTACACCTCAGGCACCACCGGCAAGCCCAAAGGTGCCATGCATTTACACAAGGGCTTGGTCTATACCGTACGCGGGTTCAACACCCTGCTCGCCCAAGACGAGCACGATGAACGCATGTGCTTTCTTCCCCTGTGCCACATTGCAGAGCGCATGGGGGGCGAGTATTTCTCCCTCTACACCGGCACCAAGCTCAACTTTGTTGAAAACCCCCAAACCGTGCCGGAGAACGTGCGTGAGATTGCTCCCACGGTCTTTACTGCAGTGCCACGCGTGTGGGAAAAGCTGTACTCAGGCGTGATGATTGCACTCAAAGAATCAGGCCGCCTGCAACAGGCCGCGTATGGCTGGAGCATTGGCGTGGGCACGCGCATTGCCGACTTGGTGCTGGCGCAGGCACCTGTAGGCGCGGGTCTTAAGCTGCAATTCAAGCTGGCACAACTCTTGGCGCTTAACAATGTGCGCAGGCTCATTGGTATCCACCGCGCGCGTTACTTGGTCACGGGTGCTGCGCCTATCTCGCCAGAATTGGTGCGCTGGTACTTGGCGCTCGGTGTTCCCATGCTGGAAGTCTGGGGCATGACCGAGACCTGCGGCGCATCCACGGGTGTGCCCGCCTCACGCATCAAGCCTGGCAGCATTGGCCCGGCTGCCAGCTTCAACGAGATACGCTTGGCCCCTGATACCCACGAGATTTTGGTGCGTGGCCCCAATGTGTTTGCGGGCTACCTGAACCAACCTGAAAAAACGGCGGAGACCATCGATGCCGAGGGTTGGCTGCACACGGGCGATGTGGGCGCTATGGATGCTGACGGCTACCTGCGCATCACCGACCGCATGAAAGACATTTTGATCACTGCCGGGGGGAAAAACATCACCCCCAGTGAGTTGGAAAATGACTTGAAGTTCTCTCCGTACATCACCGACGCGGTGGTCATTGGCGACAAGCGGGCGTATCTCACCGTCATCATCATGATTGACCAAGAGAACGTCGAGAAATTCGCCCAAGACGCAGACGTACCCTTTAGCAACTATGCCAGCCTCACCCGAAGCCCTGAGGTGCAGGCTTTGATCCAAGCCGAATTGGACCGTGTGAACAAGAAGTTTGCACGGGTCGAACAAATCAAAAAATTCTTTTTGCTCGAAAACCAGCTCAGCGCTGAAGATGAAGAGCTCACCCCCACTATGAAGCTCAAGCGCAAACTCGTTGAGCAAAAGTACGCGGCGCAAATCACCGCTATGTACCGCGAATAG
- a CDS encoding ABC transporter ATP-binding protein, with the protein MSTLPPSISDQPVLKLQNVESAYGPIKAIRGVSLQVARGEIATVLGSNGAGKTTILKTISGILDPRKGSVEFKGEDITAQDPADIVKQGLSHVPEGREVFPLLSVRDNLQMGAYTRSDRDGVARDMETVFTYFPILRERAEQDAGLLSGGQQQMLAISRALMADPDLILLDEPSLGLSPKLTKEIFEIVVRINRERGTTILLVEQNANMALNASDYGYVLENGRIVMEDTCAHLREKEDIKEFYLGMKDDGVRGERRWKKKKMWR; encoded by the coding sequence ATGAGCACCCTGCCTCCCTCTATCAGCGACCAGCCGGTGCTGAAGCTGCAAAACGTGGAAAGCGCCTATGGCCCTATCAAGGCGATTCGGGGCGTTAGCTTGCAAGTCGCGCGCGGCGAAATCGCCACCGTACTAGGCTCCAACGGCGCTGGCAAGACCACCATTTTGAAAACCATCTCGGGCATTTTGGACCCACGCAAAGGCAGCGTGGAGTTCAAGGGCGAAGACATCACGGCCCAAGACCCCGCTGACATCGTCAAGCAAGGGCTCAGCCATGTACCGGAAGGGCGCGAAGTCTTCCCCTTGCTCAGCGTGCGCGACAACTTGCAGATGGGGGCATACACCCGCTCCGACCGTGACGGTGTCGCACGGGACATGGAAACCGTGTTTACTTACTTCCCTATTCTGCGCGAACGCGCCGAGCAAGATGCTGGATTGCTGTCAGGCGGCCAACAACAGATGCTCGCCATCAGCCGTGCACTCATGGCCGACCCCGACTTGATTTTGCTCGACGAGCCCAGCTTGGGCCTGTCGCCCAAACTCACCAAAGAGATATTCGAAATCGTGGTGCGCATCAACCGTGAGCGTGGCACCACTATTTTGTTGGTTGAACAAAACGCCAACATGGCCCTCAACGCCTCCGACTACGGCTACGTGCTGGAAAACGGGCGCATTGTCATGGAAGACACCTGCGCCCACCTGCGGGAGAAAGAGGACATCAAAGAGTTCTATCTCGGCATGAAGGACGACGGCGTGCGCGGTGAGCGGCGTTGGAAGAAGAAAAAGATGTGGAGATAA
- a CDS encoding ABC transporter ATP-binding protein, translating to MTPSPILLSAQNISVRFGGVLAVNKVSFDVRQGEVFTLIGPNGAGKTTVFNLISRIYTPTSGEISYLGPQGMLQLTEQAPQDVAALGIARTFQNIELFEHASVLHNLLIGRHTHRATGLWQDLFFSPKVRRTELQARAKAEEVIDFLGLQHYRDTFVAGLPYGVRKVVELARALCTEPKLLLLDEPSSGLNVEETDDMAFWIQDIKNELGITVLMVEHDMGLVSKVSDRVLAMSQGEVLAMGTPREVQNDPGVIEAYLGSADDVSSLRRTTTFGALDARQL from the coding sequence ATGACGCCCTCTCCCATTCTTCTATCAGCCCAAAACATCAGCGTGCGCTTCGGTGGCGTGCTGGCGGTCAACAAGGTGAGCTTTGATGTTCGCCAAGGCGAAGTCTTCACACTCATCGGGCCCAACGGCGCTGGCAAGACGACGGTGTTCAACCTCATCAGCCGGATTTACACACCGACCAGTGGCGAGATCAGCTACTTGGGGCCGCAAGGCATGCTGCAGCTGACCGAGCAAGCACCGCAAGACGTGGCGGCTTTGGGCATTGCTCGCACGTTTCAAAACATCGAGTTGTTTGAACACGCAAGCGTGCTGCACAACCTGCTGATTGGCCGGCACACCCACCGCGCCACTGGGCTGTGGCAAGACCTGTTCTTTAGCCCTAAGGTGCGGCGCACCGAGTTGCAAGCGCGTGCCAAGGCTGAAGAGGTCATCGACTTCTTGGGTCTGCAGCATTACCGCGACACCTTTGTGGCGGGTTTGCCCTACGGCGTACGCAAGGTGGTGGAACTTGCGCGGGCACTGTGCACAGAGCCCAAACTGCTGCTGCTGGACGAACCCTCCAGTGGCTTAAACGTGGAAGAAACCGACGACATGGCATTTTGGATTCAAGACATCAAAAACGAACTCGGCATTACCGTGCTGATGGTCGAGCATGACATGGGCTTGGTCTCTAAAGTCTCAGACCGCGTGCTTGCCATGAGCCAAGGGGAAGTCTTGGCCATGGGCACCCCGCGCGAGGTGCAAAACGACCCGGGGGTGATCGAAGCGTATCTGGGCTCTGCAGACGATGTGTCTTCGCTGCGACGCACCACCACATTTGGCGCTTTAGACGCCCGCCAACTATGA
- a CDS encoding branched-chain amino acid ABC transporter permease, with protein MRFIFKTDYAQDIKLAKHGGHVFWYSALAVALLFAPWLMAEYWLAQLTFVLIYSIAGLGLMLLAGFTGLFSLGHAAFLGVGAYTQAVLTNMGVPFPLALASAAGFSAIVGLVVGLPALRVKGIYLGMATLSFGFIVEEVLARWESVTGGNAGIHIKKPNVFGWQVDSGDQFYWLCLGITVVCTLGILNLLRSPTGRAFVAIRDSEISAQSMGIHLAHYKTLSFSLSAALAGIAGALYAHKLQFISPDQFSLLQSVELLLMIVIGGVGSVHGAFLGAVFLISMPQLIALFKDYLPAMIGQAPGLQAVVYGTVVIAFVLFEPLGLYGRWLKVRTYLQMFPFYRQGMFKRQKSFQKSDRLK; from the coding sequence CTTGCGGTAGCTTTGTTATTCGCCCCTTGGCTCATGGCCGAGTACTGGCTGGCACAGCTGACCTTTGTATTGATCTATTCCATCGCTGGCTTGGGTTTGATGCTTTTGGCTGGCTTCACAGGTCTTTTCTCACTGGGACATGCCGCATTCTTGGGGGTGGGTGCCTATACGCAGGCCGTGCTCACCAACATGGGTGTTCCGTTTCCTCTGGCGCTGGCAAGTGCAGCGGGTTTTTCCGCCATTGTGGGCTTGGTGGTGGGCTTGCCTGCGCTGCGGGTCAAAGGTATCTACCTAGGTATGGCGACGCTGTCGTTTGGATTCATTGTGGAAGAAGTGCTTGCGCGCTGGGAGTCAGTGACGGGCGGCAACGCGGGCATTCACATCAAAAAGCCCAATGTTTTTGGCTGGCAGGTGGACAGCGGAGACCAGTTTTACTGGCTGTGCTTAGGGATCACGGTGGTCTGCACTTTAGGTATCTTGAACCTGCTGCGCTCACCCACTGGGCGTGCCTTTGTCGCCATTCGAGATTCAGAAATTTCGGCCCAAAGCATGGGCATTCACCTAGCCCATTACAAAACGCTGTCTTTTTCGCTATCGGCCGCTTTGGCGGGAATCGCAGGCGCACTGTACGCACACAAGCTGCAATTCATTTCGCCCGACCAGTTCAGCCTTTTGCAATCGGTTGAGCTTTTGCTCATGATTGTGATAGGGGGCGTTGGTTCTGTGCACGGTGCGTTTTTGGGGGCGGTGTTCCTCATCAGCATGCCCCAACTGATTGCCTTGTTTAAGGACTACCTGCCCGCAATGATTGGGCAAGCCCCGGGCTTGCAAGCAGTGGTGTACGGCACCGTTGTCATTGCCTTTGTGCTGTTTGAGCCACTTGGCTTGTATGGCCGCTGGCTCAAGGTACGGACCTATTTGCAAATGTTCCCCTTCTACCGCCAAGGCATGTTCAAGCGCCAAAAGTCGTTCCAAAAATCGGACAGATTGAAATGA